TAGTTTTTCCTCATCGAATTCATAGTGGAAGTCATTGCCTTTCATCCAGAAGTGCGGATTATCTGAGTGGTCTTTTTCACCTACGTCTCCTTTGATCTTCTTGCGTTTACCATTGCGTTGGACAATGATCTCGACCTCTGAACCGGCCTCTGCATCCAATACGGCCTCACGCAGGTCACCGAAACTGCTGATCTCCTCACCGTTGAAAGCTGTGATGATATCATCGACCTGTAGACCCATGTCCTCGGCCGAGGTGCCCTCGATCACTTCGGTCACTTTAGCGCCTCCTCCTTCTTCATAGGTATCTCCATATACACCCAGGAATGCACGTGTCTGGGTATGACACCCTGCCTGAAAGCGGAAGGGCTCGCTCTCTGACTCCTCATCTACGATGACTTCCAGCACGCGCGAATTGCCATCTGAATCGATATCTATGTCTATATCGATACCTTCATCTTCCAAGAATTTCTCAAGATCTTCTATATCATCGATGTCGACTTCACGTTCAGTGACCGTCTCTTCACCATCCACATTCTTACGTATGGTGATCTTCGCCTTCTCTTGGGCCAGGCCCGCTGATGCGATGAATAGGAATGCTGATAGGAAAACTAAGAACTGCTTCATGACCTGATGGGTTTTTGATTGAATCAAAATTAAAGCACATGTCCTGAGAAGCGTGTTAAAATCTGTGAAAGAACGTTAATGGCTGATAAGCGGTAGGCAAGGATATCTTTGGGTTGGTTTTGAGGAAGGTGGTCGCAATCATATCAGTACTTCTGTGCACGCAGATGGTCCT
The DNA window shown above is from Flavobacteriales bacterium and carries:
- a CDS encoding PDZ domain-containing protein — encoded protein: MKQFLVFLSAFLFIASAGLAQEKAKITIRKNVDGEETVTEREVDIDDIEDLEKFLEDEGIDIDIDIDSDGNSRVLEVIVDEESESEPFRFQAGCHTQTRAFLGVYGDTYEEGGGAKVTEVIEGTSAEDMGLQVDDIITAFNGEEISSFGDLREAVLDAEAGSEVEIIVQRNGKRKKIKGDVGEKDHSDNPHFWMKGNDFHYEFDEEKLESLLEDLEIKLEGFKDGENFHFEFDSEDWEEWSQELEKKMEAWGEEFGEEFSEQYEDSYRTRTVVIIMEEISSEELEEVNENAEPKLRTDNDLDLAALRFFPNPGDGNFELSFETPDQGDLNLMIFDAQGKKVYFEMLGDFQGRYENEIDISRRPAGNYFLQIEQGGKTYSKKIVKE